One genomic window of Quercus robur chromosome 6, dhQueRobu3.1, whole genome shotgun sequence includes the following:
- the LOC126688871 gene encoding pentatricopeptide repeat-containing protein At4g32450, mitochondrial-like, whose protein sequence is MSTKRAAILTNTALSKVFSSLNSSNSRKTLTFLKNLSTAAQRLDFENTNGSQCQVDDSFEYQKKHSESQNPADFHHKSNPNEGYRESNTNDFVSYPVGQNGSFSGFNEQNEFYQNSSGVYRESFRSTYLNKPAGQNGNFRGNYDQNVGQVQQNLTGIHANNLTSLEQNSSGFYRESTRNGFQNHSIQQNGNFGGNYGCNNGDFLQNHHVYGGNGHIQNSCGSSHKGASEVRQNPYGFDSQGLSESQGSLNGNYRQNCGQTQQAPGDHNLGNVGMFQHSRSSGQYQQNQHVVQYPPNLNTFQSMTEGSQLSNNPKREGKFSETPESHQYLGTLEELDGFCNERKVKEAVEVLGLLVKQCHPVDLPRYLQLMWECGEAQSLQEAKSVHEHIIRSLSPLEVSTYNRIMEMYGKCGSMDDAFMVFNAMPTCNLTSWVTMMTWLAKNGLGEDAIDLFTQFKKTGMKPDGRMFNGVLSACSVLGDIDEGMLHFESMIKDYGIVPSMDHYVKVIDMLGSTGYLDEAFEFIEKMPLEPSVNIWETLMDLCRVHGHMELGDRCAELVEQLDPSRMNEQSKAGLLPVKPSDLAKQKEKKKLASQSLLEVRSRVHEYRAGDRSHPNTDKLYAELRHLREQMKEAGYIPETRFVLHDIDHESKEEALLAHSERLAIADGLLNSPVRSPIRIIKNLRVCGDCHTALKVISKIVGRELIIRDAKRFHHFKDGLCSCRDYW, encoded by the coding sequence ATGTCCACTAAGCGAGCTGCAATTCTCACAAACACAGCCCTATCCAAGGTATTTTCTTCACTCAACTCctcaaattcaagaaaaaccCTCACCTTCCTCAAAAATCTTAGCACTGCCGCTCAAAGATTAGATTTTGAAAACACCAATGGGTCTCAGTGCCAAGTAGATGATTCTTTTGAATATCAAAAAAAACATAGTGAGAGCCAAAACCCTGCAGATTTTCATCACAAATCAAACCCCAATGAGGGTTATAGAGAAAGCAATACAAACGATTTTGTAAGTTACCCAGTTGGGCAAAATGGGAGTTTTAGTGGGTTTAATGAGCAAAATGAGTTTTACCAGAATTCTAGTGGGGTTTATAGGGAGAGCTTTAGAAGTACATATCTGAACAAGCCAGCTGGGCAAAATGGAAATTTTAGAGGAAATTATGATCAAAATGTTGGGCAGGTGCAGCAGAACCTAACTGGGATTCATGCTAATAATTTAACAAGTTTGGAGCAGAATTCAAGTGGGTTTTATAGGGAAAGCACAAGAAATGGATTTCAGAATCACTCAATTCAGCAAAATGGGAATTTTGGTGGGAATTATGGGTGTAACAATGGAGACTTCTTGCAGAACCATCATGTATATGGGGGAAATGGACATATACAAAATTCATGTGGGTCGTCCCACAAGGGTGCTAGTGAAGTGAGGCAGAACCCATATGGGTTTGATTCCCAAGGCCTTTCAGAATCTCAGGGAAGCCTAAATGGGAACTACAGGCAAAACTGTGGGCAAACTCAGCAAGCCCCAGGTGATCATAACTTGGGCAATGTTGGAATGTTTCAGCATAGCCGAAGCTCTGGACAGTATCAGCAGAACCAACATGTTGTACAATATCCTCCAAACTTGAATACTTTTCAGAGTATGACAGAGGGTTCTCAATTATCAAATAATCCAAAACGAGAGGGGAAATTTTCAGAGACACCTGAGAGTCACCAATATCTTGGTACTCTAGAGGAGCTAGATGGTTTTTGCAATGAGAGGAAAGTGAAGGAAGCCGTGGAAGTTTTAGGGTTGTTAGTTAAGCAATGTCATCCTGTGGATTTACCCCGATATTTGCAGTTAATGTGGGAGTGTGGTGAGGCTCAATCTCTGCAGGAAGCAAAATCTGTTCATGAACACATCATAAGATCACTGTCACCACTAGAAGTGAGTACCTATAACAGAATCATGGAGATGTATGGGAAATGTGGTTCTATGGATGATGCATTCATGGTGTTTAATGCAATGCCAACCTGCAATTTGACATCATGGGTTACTATGATGACATGGCTTGCTAAGAATGGTCTTGGGGAGGATGCCATTGATTTGTTCACTCAGTTCAAGAAAACAGGAATGAAACCTGATGGTCGAATGTTTAATGGTGTTTTATCTGCTTGTAGTGTTTTGGGAGACATTGATGAGGGAATGTTGCACTTTGAATCAATGATCAAGGATTATGGCATAGTCCCATCCATGGATCATTATGTGAAGGTAATAGACATGCTAGGAAGTACAGGATATCTGGATGAAGCTTTTGAGTTCATAGAAAAGATGCCATTGGAGCCAAGTGTTAATATATGGGAAACCTTGATGGATCTCTGCAGAGTTCATGGGCACATGGAGCTTGGTGATCGCTGTGCTGAGCTTGTTGAGCAGCTGGACCCCTCACGCATGAATGAGCAATCGAAGGCTGGCCTTCTACCTGTAAAACCTTCAGACCTTGCAAAacagaaagagaagaagaaactaGCAAGTCAAAGTCTTTTAGAAGTTAGGAGCCGGGTCCATGAATATCGAGCGGGAGATAGATCTCATCCTAACACTGATAAGCTCTATGCGGAACTTAGGCATTTAAGGGAACAAATGAAAGAGGCTGGTTACATACCAGAGACTAGATTTGTGTTGCATGACATAGACCATGAATCCAAGGAGGAAGCTCTTCTTGCTCATAGTGAGAGACTTGCTATTGCTGATGGTCTCCTTAATAGTCCAGTTCGTTCACCAATTAGGATAATCAAGAATCTTCGCGTTTGTGGTGATTGCCATACTGCACTAAAGGTCATCTCAAAGATCGTTGGCAGAGAATTGATTATACGAGATGCTAAGAGGTTCCACCATTTCAAAGATGGGTTGTGCTCTTGCCGGGATTATTGGTGA